Proteins encoded by one window of Nicotiana tabacum cultivar K326 chromosome 10, ASM71507v2, whole genome shotgun sequence:
- the LOC142164745 gene encoding glycolate oxidase 2-like isoform X1 — protein sequence MDSGQTNKCPCSENKCPDRNVRRREHYKLKIANEKSALSLQEVLKNQALQRNRFERASSTISTDITTTSRHLQCTSNTKGSYYTSKIGYIILCLLFHSLKPLQHACRSQNNRFVLPPFLTLKNFEGLDLGKMDQASDSGLASYVAGQIDRTLSWKDVQWLQTITSLPILVKGVLTAEDARLAVQAGAAGIIVSNHGARQLDYVPSTIMALEEVVKAAQGRIPVFLDGGVRRGTDVFKALALGASGIFIGRPVVFSLAAEGEAGIKKVLQMLRDEFELTMALSGCRSLNEITRNHIVTEWDAPRAALPAPRL from the exons ATGGACTCTGGACAAACAAACAAGTGTCCCTGCTCTGAAAATAAATGTCCTGATAGGAATGTTAGACGACGCGAACATTATAAACTTAAGATAGCGAATGAAAAGAGTGCACTATCGTTACAGGAAGTACTCAAAAATCAGGCGTTGCAACGTAATCGCTTTGAAAGAGCGAGTTCTACCATCTCTACtgatataacaacaacatcaagACATTTACAGTGTACTTCTAATACAAAGGGCTCCTACTATACTTCCAAAATAG GCTATATCATTTTGTGCTTACTATTTCACTCCTTAAAACCTCTACAACATGCATGTCGCAGTCAAAATAACAG ATTTGTTTTGCCACCATTTTTAACGTTGAAAAACTTTGAAGGATTGGACCTTGGCAAGATGGACCAA GCAAGCGACTCTGGATTAGCTTCATATGTTGCTGGTCAAATTGATCGCACTTTGAGTTGGAAG GATGTTCAGTGGCTCCAGACTATCACTTCATTGCCAATCCTGGTGAAGGGTGTACTTACGGCTGAGGATG CTAGGCTTGCAGTTCAGGCTGGAGCAGCTGGTATCATTGTGTCAAACCATGGTGCTCGCCAACTCGATTATGTCCCTTCAACAATCATGGCTCTTGAAGAG GTTGTGAAAGCTGCACAAGGCCGGATCCCTGTATTCTTGGATGGAGGTGTCCGCCGTGGAACTGATGTCTTCAAAGCTTTGGCACTTGGAGCTTCAGGCATTTTT ATTGGAAGGCCAGTAGTTTTCTCATTGGCTGCTGAAGGAGAAGCTGGAATCAAAAAAGTGTTGCAAATGTTGCGCGATGAGTTTGAGCTAACTATGGCATTGAGCGGTTGCCGCTCACTGAACGAGATAACCCGCAACCATATTGTCACTGAATGGGATGCTCCACGTGCTGCTCTTCCAGCCCCAAGGTTGTGA
- the LOC142164745 gene encoding glycolate oxidase 2-like isoform X2 — protein sequence MDQASDSGLASYVAGQIDRTLSWKDVQWLQTITSLPILVKGVLTAEDARLAVQAGAAGIIVSNHGARQLDYVPSTIMALEEVVKAAQGRIPVFLDGGVRRGTDVFKALALGASGIFIGRPVVFSLAAEGEAGIKKVLQMLRDEFELTMALSGCRSLNEITRNHIVTEWDAPRAALPAPRL from the exons ATGGACCAA GCAAGCGACTCTGGATTAGCTTCATATGTTGCTGGTCAAATTGATCGCACTTTGAGTTGGAAG GATGTTCAGTGGCTCCAGACTATCACTTCATTGCCAATCCTGGTGAAGGGTGTACTTACGGCTGAGGATG CTAGGCTTGCAGTTCAGGCTGGAGCAGCTGGTATCATTGTGTCAAACCATGGTGCTCGCCAACTCGATTATGTCCCTTCAACAATCATGGCTCTTGAAGAG GTTGTGAAAGCTGCACAAGGCCGGATCCCTGTATTCTTGGATGGAGGTGTCCGCCGTGGAACTGATGTCTTCAAAGCTTTGGCACTTGGAGCTTCAGGCATTTTT ATTGGAAGGCCAGTAGTTTTCTCATTGGCTGCTGAAGGAGAAGCTGGAATCAAAAAAGTGTTGCAAATGTTGCGCGATGAGTTTGAGCTAACTATGGCATTGAGCGGTTGCCGCTCACTGAACGAGATAACCCGCAACCATATTGTCACTGAATGGGATGCTCCACGTGCTGCTCTTCCAGCCCCAAGGTTGTGA